TCCTGCTAATCTTCGCGGCCTTCATGATGAGCTCACAGTTCCCGTTCTACTCTTGGCTTCCGGACTCAACGGCTTCCCCGCTCCCCGCGAGTGCTTATGTGCACTCCGCTTCGATAGCGCCTCTCGGTGCCTACATGCTCTTCAGGGTTATCCAGTACATGAAGCCGAACGACGACTACTTCTGGCTCCTTGGAGGTCTGACCGTTGCCCTCATAATCCTGATGATGATTTACTATCCGCTCCAGCGCGATGCAAAGAGGCTCATAGCCTACTCCACCATAGCCCAGACCGGCGTTGCCTACATAACCCTCGCCTACGCCCTGCTCGGCCACGTCGCGGGAATCCAGATAGCCCTCTACCAGGTCGTCAACCACGCGGTCGTTAAGGCCCTCGCCTTCGCCTCCGTCGGAGGACTCGCCTTAGCTTATGGAACCACCGACCTCAAGCTCATCAAGGGCATGAGGAGAACCGTCCCCTGGACGAGCATAGCCTGGTTCATGAGCTTCCTTGGACTGGCAGGTGTCCTTCCGCTCGGCCTGTTCTTCAGCAAGGCCTTCACGATAATGAGCACCAGGCACGCCAAGGGCGTCGCTTCGTGGCTCTTCCCGGCGGTGGTTCTCATAGACGCGGCGATATTCCTCATCGTGGTTCTCCTCTGGTTCAGGGAGATATTCTTCGGCGAAGGCGAGGCAAAGAAAGAGCCGAAGGTCATCGTTGCAGTGCTCATCATCCTCATAATCGTCGGAATAATAATGCCATGGGTCAGCCTCGACGTTGTGATGAAGATAGGCTTTGCGGGGTGATGTGAGATGATACTCGAATACGCAATTGGAGCGTTCATCCTCGGTGGTCTCGTCGGCCTGATTAGGGACTACAAGGCCACGGTTAAGGCGTCAAGCTTCATGGCGTTCCTCGGTTCACTCGCCCTCCTCTGGCAGGTTTACGCCGTCTACACCAACGGTCCGGTTTCGGGGAACCTCTTTGGAATCCCCGTCAAGGTGGATGACCTCTCCATAATCTTCCTCCTCATAATCGGTCTCGTCGGAGCCGCGGCTTCCCTCTTCGCGATAAACTACATGGAACTCTTCGAGAAGGTCGGCAAGGGCTGGGTCTACGCGATAGCCTACAACACCTTCCTTGCGAGCATGGCCCTCGTCGTTACCGCGGACAGCATGGAGTATTTCGTCATGGGCTGGGAGCTCATGACCCTCAGCTCGTTCATACTGGTGTTCTTCAGCGAGAGGCCGAGGGATACCGACGCGAGCGTCAAGTACTACATCACCATGCACTTCCTCGACACGATTCCGCTCTTCCTTGCCCTGGGAACCGCCTACTCCCTTGTCGGTGGTTTCGACAAGCTTACCTTTGAGAACATAGCGAGCGCTATGGCAACAGCCTCCACGAGCACCAAGCTGGTCTTCACGGCGCTCCTCATGATAGCCTTCATGACCAAGTCGGGAATGATACCCTTCCAGTTCTGGGTTGCCGAGACCTACCGCGCGGCGCCGACCAGCGTTTCGGCCGTCATGGCCGGTGCGATGGAGAAGGTTGCTCTCTACGGTCTCATCGCCCTCATCTGGAGAACCGTCGGAACGAGCTACGGCCTCGGCCTCTTCGTTGCCGTGATAGGTGCAATAACCCTCACCGTTGGAACCCTCTACGCACTCAGAGAGACCAACGCCAAGAGGCTTTTGGCTTATCACTCGATAGGCCAGATGGGCTACATATGGCTCGGCCTCGGAATAGGAATGGCCCTCATTCCAAAGGGTGGCTTCCTTGGAGCGGTAGGAGCGCTTGGAGCCTTCGCGGGACTCTTCCACGCCCTTAACCACGCGATATTCAAAGCCTCGCTCTTCCTCTCCGCCGGAGCCGTTGAGTACAGAACCGGAACCGTTGACCTCAATGAGCTCGGCGGTCTCGGCAAGACCATGAAGGTAACCGCCTTGGCGGCGCTCTTCGCCTCGCTCGCCATCAGCGGTGTCCCACCCTTCAACGGCTTCATCAGCAAGTGGCTCATCTACGTTTCCGGTTATTACTCGAACAGCTACGTTTTGGCCCTCGGTGCAGTCCTCGCGGCCTTCATCAGCGCCGCTACGCTCGCATCGTTCATCAAGTTCTACGGAACCCAGTTCGGCGGTGAGATGAAGCGCTACGAGAACGTCCAAGAGGTCCCGGCCGGAATGCTTGCCGGCCAGTGGATTCTGGCAGGTTTAACGCTCCTTATCGGCGTCTTCCCGGGAACAGTCACCGGAATCCTCAACGTCTTCAACGCCCCGATAAGCGATGGCGTTTACAAGATAGGCTTCCAGTCCGTGGTGTTCTCGCCCGTGCTCTTCGTGATAGTCCTCGGAATACTGACCTTCGGGCTCTACCTCGTCTTCAAGCCCGAGTACAAGGAGGCCAAGCCCTGGGACTGCGGTTCAACCGAGATAGACGAGGACGAGTACAGGATAAACGCGGAGGGCTACTACATCAAGTACGAGGAGAAGATAGGCTCGTTCTACCACCTCGGTGACTGGTTCTACCGCGTTGGAGCCGGGATAATCCGCTACATCGTCAGGGCCTACCTCTGGATGGCGAGCTACTTCACCAAGATAGTCGACACCCCGTACACCAGGATAGAGACCCTCGACGACCTCCGCGAGAGGGAAATCATGCACATAGACGAGGAGGTCTTCAAGCCACTCATCAGGTTCCTCAACATAGCCAGGGACGTCATCCCGGGAATAAGGCTCGGCACCTTCATCGTCATAGCCCTCGTTGTCGTTGGGGCTATCGTGGGACTGCTAATAGTCATGTGAGGTGATGAAAATGGAGACGACGGCCAAGCTCGCCTTCAGCTTTATCGGTGTGCTCCTGACCTTCCTCCTGCCCCCTTACCTCGACGGAATAGCGAGAAGGGTTAAGGCCAGACTTCAGTACAGGCGCGGGCCACCGCTCATGCAGACCTGGTACGACCTCAACAAGCTCTTCAGCCTTCCGTCGGTTAAGCCGACCAAGAGCGCGCTCTTCACCTGGGCACCGTTTTTAGCACTCGCCTCAGCCGTAATCGGCGCTCTCCTCCTCCCCTACGGAAACGTGGTGCCGATTGACATAGGCTTCAACCTGGTGGTGTTCTTCTACGTGATACTGATGGTCAGCGTCTTCCTCATGCTCGCTGGTCTAAGCGTCCAGAACGCCTTCAGCCACCTCGGTTCGGCCAGGGAGATGCAGATAATCCTCACCGTCGAGCCCCTCATAGCCGTCCTCTACGGAGTCCTCGCTTACAACGCGGGCTCGCTCAACATAGCCGACATCATCTCGAACCTTCACCTAACGCCCTCGCTCGTCATGACCTACGTCCTGCTCGCCTACGCGCTCTACGTCGAGAGTGGATTCGTGCCCTTCGACATAGCCGAGGCCGAGCAGGAAGTCATAGGCGGTCCGCTCAGCGAGTACAGCGGAAGGCTCCTCGGAGTCTTCTACTACGCCATCTACATCAAGCGCTTCGCCCTGCTGTGGTTCTTCGTCAGCCTGCTCGTCCTCCCGTGGGTCGGGCCGATAGACACTGCCCTGAAGGCGGCAGAGGTGCTTGCGGTTCAGTTCCTCCTGACGGTGGCTTTATATCCGGTCATAGCATCACTTGAAGCAACGAACGCGAGGCTTCGCATAGACCACGTTGTTAAGATGAACACGAGGGCGTTCTTCGCCGGAATAATTATCCTTGCCATAGCGTTCATGGGGTGGTGAATATGGTAACGACGAGGGATTTGGAGGCTCACTTTGAGTTTGAGTGCAGGGCCTGTGAAAAGGGCCAGTGCAGAAAGGCGGACGTTAACACAATCCTTGCCGAGAGAAAGGGCCTCAAGGAGTTTTACGAGGCCTTCAAGGAGCACATTAAAGAGTGCAAGAGGATGAGCTACGGCCAGTACCAGTTCGTGATTGACAGGGAGGTCCTTCCGGAGGCGGTCCTCTGGTGGCACAACCACCCGGAGTTCAAGGAGACCCACCTCTCAACCGCCGTTGGAACCGACGAGAGGCCCCTCAACGGTCACTTCGTCTACATGCCCTTCCTCAACGTCCAGGTCGAGCCCTTCAACATGGACGAGAACTACTACGTCTTCCTCAGGGCGTACCTCCCGGCCGACGACCCGAGCTTCCCGAGCGTGGCCGAGAAGCTCCCAGCCGCGCTCTGGATAGAGAGGGAGGTTAAGGACCTGCTCGGCTTCAACCCCGTTGGCCACCCGGACCCGAGGAGGCTCATCCTTCCTGAGGACTGGCCGGAGGGAGTTTACCCGCTCAGAAAGGACATGGACTACAGGCACTCACCGATGGCCGAGACCAAGACCGAGTTCAGGGAGAAGCCGGAAGGAACGACGCTCGTCCCGATGGGTCCGGTTCACATGGGTATCGAGGAGCCGGCCCACTTCAGGCTCTTCGTTAAGGGAGAGACGATAGTCGACGTTGACTACCGCGGTTTCTACTCCCACCGCGGTATTGAGAAGACCGGTGAGGGCAGGCTTACCTACAACCAGGTCCTCTTCCTCGCCGAGAGAATCTGTGGAATCTGTGGCTACCAGCACTCCGTCAGCTACGCGATGGCGATTGAGCGCTTGGCCGACGTGGAAATCCCGGACAGGGCGCGCTACATAAGGACTCTGATGCTCGAGCTGGAGAGGATTCACAACCACCTGCTCTGGGTCGGCATTGCCGCTCACCTCGTCGGCTACGACACCGGCTTCATGCACGCGTGGAGAATCCGCGAGCCGGTAATGTGGCTGGTGGAGAGGCTCACTGGAAACAGGAAGCAGTACGGAATGAACATCGTCGGTGGCGTCAGGAGGGACATCCTCGACTACCGCAAGGAAGAGATACTCAAGGTCGTCAAGCAGATACGCGAGGAAACCAAGAAGTTCCTTGACATCGCCCTGAACACCAACACCTTCATCAAGCGCGCCGAGGGGGTCGGAATCCTGCCCTACAAGGTGGCTAAAGCTTACTCCGTCCTCGGACCGACCGCTCGCGCGAGCGGAAGGAGGATTGACACGAGGAAGGACCAGGCGACCAAAACGGCGATGGCCTACAACGAGCTCGACTTCAAGGTTCCGGTCTACAAGGAGGGCGACGTTCTGGCCAGGGTCCTCGTCAGGATGGACGAGCTCTTCGAGAGCCTCTGGATGGTCGAGCAGATAATCGACCAGATGCCCGGCGGGGACATAATGGTTCCAATCGGCGACCTGCCCGAGTACGAGGAGGCGTTGGGCTTTACGGAGGCCCACCGCGGTGAAGTGGTTCACTACGTCATGACCGGCGAGAAGAACAAGGTTTACCGCTGGAAAGTCCGTGCTCCTACGTACAACAACCTGCCCGCCGTTCCGGAGATGCTCAAGGGCTACCACGTTGCCGATGCACCGCTCATCATAGCGAGCATTGACCCGTGCTACTCCTGTACCGAGAGGGTTCAGTTCGTCGACGTCCAGACCGGCAAGGTGAAGGTTCTCACCGAGGCCGAGTTCAACGAGCTCTCAATCAAGTACAGGGGGGTGTTCTGATGGCCGAGAGCCTCTCCTACACCGAGAAGCTCAAGAGGTGGGACCGCTTCGAGGTCGAGAAGTTCAGCAAGAAGGCCCCGGTCACCACTCCCTATCCTTTTATTGACATCGAGAAGCCACCCGAGTACCGCGGAATTCCACACATCAACCCCGAGAAGTGCATAGGCTGTGGCGCCTGCGTCAACGCCTGCCCGCCCGATGCGCTAATCCTCGAGTGGGACAAGGAGCACGGCGTTAAGAGGCTCACCTTCAACGCGGCGCGCTGTATAAGGTGCCACCGCTGTGTGGAGGTCTGCCCGACCGGCGCGATGGAACCAACAACCCGCTTTGAGATAGCGACCGACAACAAGGAAGACCTCGTCGAGGTCGTCGAGCACAAGCTCGCTTACTGCGAGGAGTGTGGCGAGTACCTCGACTTCACCGAGAGACAGATTGAGTACGTGAGGAACATCCTGCCGAAGGAAATCTTTGAGATGTATGCCCTTGAAGACAGAATCGGCCTGACCCAGGAGGCAAAGATGCGCAAGACCGTCGAGAAGCTCAGGGAGACCGAGGGAATTCCAGTCTCGGCCTTCATGCTCGTGAAGAAGGGGGGTGAGGAGTGATGGGAAGAAGACTCAAGTCCGTCTGGGTCTATCACGTTGATGCCGGTTCATGTAACGGCTGTGACATTGAAGTCCTCGATGTCCTCAGCCCGTACTACGACCTCGAGAGGCTCGGTATCAAGGTCGTTCCCAACCCGAGGCACGCCGATGCCCTCTTCATCACCGGCCCGCTCACGAGGCAGACGAGGATAATGCTCAAGAAGGCCTACGAGGCCATGCCACCGAAGCCGAGGATAGTGGTCGCGATAGGAACCTGCGCCTCAAGCGGTGGAATCTTCTACAACAGCTACGCCCTCTACAACACCTCCCCCCAGCGCGGAAGGGACAGGCTCAGGAGCGGTGGACCTGAGATGATAGTGCCGATAGACATGTACATCCCCGGCTGTCCGCCGAGCCCGGAGGAGATACTCTACGGCGTCGCCCAGCTCCTCGGCATCAAGGAGAAGAAGATGAAGGGCGAATACTGGGTCGCGCTCCCGCCGAAGGAGACGCCCAAGGCCGAGAACGAGGTCGAGTTCAGAATCCCCGACAGGCCGATACCGCTCCGCTACTGGCTCACCCTCCGTGAGGAGCTCAGGCGCGTCGTTGGCTACTACGACAGGGAGGCCGTCCTTGAGGACTTCATGGCCCTCGTCGAGAAGGCCTTTGAGAGCGACAACCCGAGGGAGAAGCTCCACGACCTCGTCACCGGCTACTTCCTCAAGGAGAAGGACTCCAGGATAAAGGTCGCCATGCGCTTCCTCGAAAACGAGTTCTGGAAGCTGTACGACGAGTACCACTCCCTCGGCGAGGCCCTCAAGAAGAAGTATCCCGTGACGGCGGGTGTCTGAGGTGCCCTGGAAGCTCTACCGCTTCAAATACGAGGACTACCCCGAGTATTCGGCGAGGATTACCGGCCACTACGCCGGCGACCTGCTAATCATCGAGGAGGAGGGCGAGCTGAGCGAGGAGGCAGTGAGGCTCATAAAGTCCGCTCTCGGAATAGACGAGAACGTGAGGGCCTTCGACATCGAGGTCAGGGATGTGCTGAGGCTCCCGATTAAGGAGTTGCCGGAGAAGGACAGGAAGGTCCTGCTGGAGGCTTCCGAGAAGCTCGACTCCGAGAGCAAGCTTCACATAGAGTACCGCTACCAGCCGAGCTTCGATTAAACTTTTATTTTCCCACAACTTTTCTCAGGAGGTGGTGAGATGAACGAGGAGACGCTGAAGAAGGCCAAGGAGGAGTTGATTCAAAGGGTAAAAGACTTCTACGGTGACAACCTTCTCTCGATAATCTTCTACGGGAGGCATCTCCGCGACCCGAGCTTTCCGGAGATAGACGTCGTTGTAATTATCGACAAGCCCTACGACCCGGTGAAGATGAACCGCATGGCCGACTTCGTGGAGAAGGTTCGCGACCCGATAGAGGAGAAGTACGGCTACCACGTCTCCTTCGAGCTCTACACGCGCGAGGAAGCGGAGAACTTCCACTCCGGCTACCTTGACGTTGTGGTTAACTACGAGGTCGCCTACGATAAGGATAACTACTTCCAGAACCTCATGAACGACATGCTGAACCCCAAGAAGGCGATGGACTACGTGAAGTACATCAGCACCATTGAGTACATCCAGCTGGACGAGGAGAGGGAGGAATGATTGGGGCAGTTCTGGCCGGCGGAAGGGGCAGGCGCTTCGGGGGCGACAAGCTACTCTACAGAATCAACGGCAGGCCTTTGATTCTTTACACCATCGAGAGGCTTGAAACCGCCAAGAGAATCGACGAGATAATCTTGGTTGCCTCAAAGGACAACGCAGAGAAGCTCAAAGCACTCGGCTACCGCGTGGTCGTTGATGAGCTCCTGATAGGCCCGATGGGGGGCGTTTACACTGCCTTGAGCCTTGGCGATGCCTTCGTCGTTGCCGGCGACATGCCCCTCCTCGTTCCGGAGTTCATTGATTACATAATCAAAGAATTCGAGAAAAGCGGGAAAATCGCCTGCGTGCCGAGGTGGGAGAACGGCTACCTTGAGCCCCTCCACTCCGCTTATTCCAAAGCCTTCCGCGAAATCCTTGAGGAGAAGATAAAAACCGGAAACTACGCCCTCAACAGGGCAATCCGTGAAGCTAATCCCTGCTACCTTCCGATAGAGTCCCTCCCAGAGGAGTGGCGCGAGAGCTTCTTCAACGTGAACACGAGGGAGGATTTGGGGAGGATTGACGGAATTTGAATGTTGGAAATCAAATAGTTCACGTTAAATTCCCTCGAAGTCCTTCAAATCCCAGACGAACCAGTCCTCTTTTCTAAACTCCTCTTTCTCCTCAACGTCCTTTGCCACCAGTCCGTAGCTCTTTTCCCAGCCCTCAAGCCCCACCAACTTTGCTTTCCTCTCCAGGTCCTTCAGAATTCCCCGCGCTTCCCTTTCGCTCAGTTTCTTCCACTTAACCTCAACGAAGAGCGCCTTCTTCTCACGCTCGTTCAAAGCAACCAAATCAATCTCCTCACCCTTGCGCCACCATCTACCGATTTTTGTGAAGCGGAACGGAAGCTTCCCTGCTCTGTTCAACTCGATTAGGAACTCCCTCGCAATTTGCTCGAAAACGAAGCCGAGGTATTCGTTGAAGTTCCGCTTAATGTCGTCAACAACGTCAATCCCCATCTCGATTTCGCTTCTCCGCGGATAGACGAAGCGGAACCAGAAGTTGAAGAGGTTGTCCGCTATGCGGTAGAGTCCCCGTTTTCCTCCAGTTACGGGCAGTTCCTCGGTAACGTAGCCCATCTCCTGAAGGACGAGCAGGTACTTGCCGAGTGAGTTTTTCTCTATTTTCGCTTTGTCCGCTATCTCCCCAAACCGGGTGTAGCCGAGCGCTATCGCCCTGAGGATTGAGAAGTAGCGCGAAACATCCCTAAGCTCCTCCTTGAGGAGGTACTTCGGTTCGTCGTAGTACTTGGCGCCCTTCGAGAGGAGCAAAACTCTGAGGTTGCCCCAGAAGTCAAGCTCGGGGTTGTAGTCGGCCCAGTACTGGGGGACGCCACCGAAGACGGAATAGACGTAAACCGCCTCCTCCGTGCTCAGCGGGTGGAACTTCCTGACCTTAAAAAAGCTCATCTCCTCAACCTTCCACGCCCCGGTTCTCCGCCCGTATATCGGCGATTTGGCTGAAAGAACGCCCTCCATGAAGGAGACCAGCGAGCCACAGAGAACGAGCATTATCTTCGTCTTCGAAAGGTGCAAATCCCAGTACTTCTGGAGGACGCTGAGGAATTCCCTGTGGGCCTTGGCCACGTACTGGACCTCGTCTATCACCACGACGAGCCTTTCCCGGCTTTTTCCCGCGAGGTAAGTGAAAAACGCTTTCCAGCTCTGTAGCGGATTCTCCCGCAGGAACGGGTCGTTGAAGTATTCCGCCAGTCTCTCTGAGAAATCCTCTAAGATAGTCTCGCTCTCCTCCGCGAGGAGATAAATTCCCCCGACCTCCGAGAGGAACCTCTGAATAAGGTACGTCTTGCCTATCCTTCTCCGACCGTAGAGGATTATTAGCTCGGGCTTCCCCGAGGAGTACCTCGACCTCAGGAACTCAAGCTCGCTTTCGCGGTCAATAAACTTACTCATGAGTATCATACTCGTGAGTACGTTTTATGGCTTATAAGCTTTGGGGCTTGGAGTTGATGTGGTATCGTGGGTCCCGCTGGGGCTACTCCTTGTTGAGAATCCCCGCCAACAGCTCCGCCAGCCTCTCGGCGCGCTTCCTTATCAGCTCGCTCGGTTCCTGAAAGAGGCCTGTCGAGCCTGGCTGACAGCCTATGAGCACAAACTCCGCCTTGACCAGCGTCTTCATGAACTGTGTAACGAACTTCAGCGGAAGTCCGTGCGTCGATATCGCCTCTCCGAGCGTTCCCTCCGGGTCGGCTATGATGTACTCGCCGACTTCACCGCCAAAATCAACGGCATCGACGAGGACGACGAGGTCTGGCTTAAAGCTCGCTATTTTTCCAGTGTAGTTCTCAGGAACCTCCCCGCAGTTCAGCACGAGGACGTCGGGGTTGTCGAGCAACTCCTTCAGCCTCTCCGCGACCAGAACGCCAAAGGCGTCGTCCCCCCTGATGTCGTTTCCAATTCCGCAGACCACGACCCTTTTCTTTCCTTGGAAGAGTTCTTCGAGGTTCATCTGAGTCACCAAAAGAAAAATTGTGAAGTTAGAGCTTCTCCACAAGCTCCCTAACCTTCTCCGCGAACTCCGTCTTCATGAGCTCCTCGACGTTTCCAATCTTTGCGTCGAGGTCCGGATAGAAGGGTATGCCGATGAGGTACGGGACGTTGTAGCGCTCGGCGAGCTTCCTGACGTCTTCCTCGTCGTTCAGTTTCATGTTCTCGACGACGCCAAGGACTTTGTGCTTCTCCTCGAGGAGCAACTGTATGAGCTTCTCGACAACGTTGAGGGCGAGCTTCGACGGAGTTGCAACGACGAGGAACTCTCCCCTCTTGAGGAAGCGGAGAACATCGAGAAGCTGGTCGCCGAGTCCAGGTGGCATGTCGATGACGAGGTAGTCAAGCTCGTCCCAGCGGGTTATCGTGAGGAGCTCGATGAGGGCGTCGCTGATTTCCTTACCGCGGAGCGGTGTTGGCCTGTTCTCGGTGTAGTAGGCGATGCTCATGAACTTTATCCCGTGGACAGTCGGTGGGACAACGCCTTTGTCCTCCTCCGGAAACTCCTTCGGCTCGAAGCCGAGAATCACGTGGTCACTTGCCCCGTGGAAGTCGAGGTCGAGCAGGCCGACCTTGTGGCCCTTCTCCGCCAAAGCCAAAGCGAGGGTCGTTGAGATGAGCGATTTTCCAACACCGCCTTTTCCGCTGACGACTGGGATTATTCTCCTGACCTTCTCAAGCCTCGCGTTTATCGCTATCTCGCGCGGGTCAATCATGCCTCTCCCTCCTTCTCAATCATTATCCCGGCAACGTAAACTCCCCTTCCCTGGACGACCTCAAAGTCGTGGCTTCCGCACTTCGGACAGGCAAGAAACGCGTGGACGACCTCGGGAATGAAGTGGATGTCCTCCTTTATGCGCTCGTCGAACTGGTCCTTGACTTCCTTAAGCTTCCAGGTGTGCCCGCAGTTACGGCACTTGAAGATCGCCTCTTCCTCCTCGAAGATTATCTCGGCCCCCTCTGCAATCGTTCCCGCGAACATCTGCTCCATCGCGAACTTCACTATGTCCTCCGCGACATCCTGTAGTTCGCCGAGAACGACCTTGACGGCCTTTACCTTCTTTGCCCCCTCCCTCTGGGCGTAGTCGAGGACGGTTCTAACTATGGCATCCGCCAGCGCCCACTCGTGCATGGTATCACCGATGGAAATTGGCGTGCCACCTTAAAAATGGTTGGGTTTGAAACCGGTGGTGTGCAGACAAATTTATTAACGGTTCGATGGAACTCTCCCCGGTGGTGGGATGGGACACGGGCACAGACTCAGGAGGAACCTGGCCATCTCAATCGTCCTGAACCTCACGATAACCATCGCAGAGGTAATCGGCGGGTTCATCTCGGGCAGTTTGGCTCTCCTGAGCGATTCGCTTCACAACTTCAGCGACAGCATGAGCCTGCTCGCGAGCTACTTCGCCCTAAAAATCGCCGAGCGAAGGCCCAACGAGAAGTACACCTTCGGCTACAAACGAGCCGAAATTCTCGTGGCATTTATCAACTCCGCCGTTCTCATTGGCGTTTCGCTCTTCCTCGTCGTCGAGGCATACCGACGCTTCAGGAATCCCCAGCCGATTGACATAGCCATAATGCTCCCGGTGGCCCTTATCGGCCTAATCGCGAACCTGCTCTCGGTTTTCCTCCTCCACGGGCACGCCCACGGCCTTAACGTCCGCTCTGCCTACCTCCACCTTCTGAGCGACACCC
The Thermococcus sp. 21S9 DNA segment above includes these coding regions:
- a CDS encoding hydrogenase 3 maturation endopeptidase HyCI, whose translation is MNLEELFQGKKRVVVCGIGNDIRGDDAFGVLVAERLKELLDNPDVLVLNCGEVPENYTGKIASFKPDLVVLVDAVDFGGEVGEYIIADPEGTLGEAISTHGLPLKFVTQFMKTLVKAEFVLIGCQPGSTGLFQEPSELIRKRAERLAELLAGILNKE
- a CDS encoding Mrp/NBP35 family ATP-binding protein, which produces MIDPREIAINARLEKVRRIIPVVSGKGGVGKSLISTTLALALAEKGHKVGLLDLDFHGASDHVILGFEPKEFPEEDKGVVPPTVHGIKFMSIAYYTENRPTPLRGKEISDALIELLTITRWDELDYLVIDMPPGLGDQLLDVLRFLKRGEFLVVATPSKLALNVVEKLIQLLLEEKHKVLGVVENMKLNDEEDVRKLAERYNVPYLIGIPFYPDLDAKIGNVEELMKTEFAEKVRELVEKL
- the hypA gene encoding hydrogenase nickel incorporation protein HypA, which produces MHEWALADAIVRTVLDYAQREGAKKVKAVKVVLGELQDVAEDIVKFAMEQMFAGTIAEGAEIIFEEEEAIFKCRNCGHTWKLKEVKDQFDERIKEDIHFIPEVVHAFLACPKCGSHDFEVVQGRGVYVAGIMIEKEGEA
- a CDS encoding cation diffusion facilitator family transporter, encoding MGHGHRLRRNLAISIVLNLTITIAEVIGGFISGSLALLSDSLHNFSDSMSLLASYFALKIAERRPNEKYTFGYKRAEILVAFINSAVLIGVSLFLVVEAYRRFRNPQPIDIAIMLPVALIGLIANLLSVFLLHGHAHGLNVRSAYLHLLSDTLSSVAVVIGGLLIRFYGVEWVDPLVTVLIALYILREAYEVLRESVDVLMEASPELDLEAIKAELESIPGVKNAHHFHAWRVGEDELHFECHLSVEDMPLSEAQRIIDEAEERLRKFGVTHVTVQLEVDRCRPGLLCPDA